Proteins encoded within one genomic window of Panicum virgatum strain AP13 chromosome 1N, P.virgatum_v5, whole genome shotgun sequence:
- the LOC120657469 gene encoding putrescine hydroxycinnamoyltransferase 1-like: MAVEILESCMVTPGEAATPKHGVWLSNLDLLVARSHTPTVYVYRPSPGPAFFSPDVLKAALSKALVPFYPLAGRLARDGAGRPEIHCTGDGALFVTARADATLQDLGGFVPSDELRRMLVPSVDGGADRAGILAMFQVTFFKCGGVCVGAAIHHTAADGLTALDFVNTWAAIARGVGEAAPRPWLDRTLLRARSPPAVRFEHAEYSRRGGGGSKAGKVQFDSAILPVSKAQIDALKAGKKLSTFKAVVAYVWRCACKARGLAATEDTRLYMTADARSRVRPPLPAGYLSNAIFRASTVAKVGDVVSEPLDAAADRISGATARLDDEYIRSLVDYLDQVVSDAAGLRKGEWVMPETDLWVISWQGLPIYDADFGWGRPAFMSRACLQFSGLVYLVPGPDDDGRLDVVVAMEPKSLSRFKELLYEELK, encoded by the exons ATGGCGGTGGAGATCCTCGAGTCCTGCATGGTGAcgcccggcgaggcggcgacgccCAAGCATGGCGTGTGGCTCTCCAACCTCGACCTCCTCGTGGCCAGGAGCCACACGCCCACCGTCTACGTCTACCGGCCCAGCCCCGGCCCGGCCTTCTTCTCGCCGGACGTCCTCAAGGCCGCCCTGTCCAAGGCGCTCGTCCCCTTCTACCCCCTCGCCGGCCGGCTCGCTCGGGACGGCGCTGGCCGCCCGGAGATCCACTgcaccggcgacggcgcgcTCTTCGTCACCGCGCGCGCCGACGCTACGCTCCAAGATCTCGGCGGCTTCGTCCCGTCGGACGAGCTGCGCCGGATGCTTGTCCCCTcggtcgacggcggcgccgaccgCGCCGGCATTCTGGCCATGTTCCAG GTGACGTTCTTTAAGTGCGGCGGCGTGTGCGTCGGCGCGGCGATCCACCACACGGCGGCGGACGGCCTCACGGCGCTGGACTTCGTGAACACCTGGGCCGCCATCGCGCGAGgcgtcggcgaggcggcgccgcgCCCGTGGCTGGACCGCACGCTCCTCCGCGCCCGCTCCCCTCCCGCCGTGCGGTTCGAGCACGCCGAGTActcccggcgcggcggaggcggttcgAAGGCGGGCAAGGTCCAGTTCGACTCCGCCATCCTGCCCGTGTCCAAGGCCCAGATCGACGCGCTCAAGGCCGGCAAGAAGCTGTCGACGTTCAAAGCCGTGGTCGCCTACGTGTGGCGGTGCGCGTGCAAGGCGCGGGGGCTCGCGGCGACGGAGGACACCCGCCTGTACATGACCGCCGACGCGCGCTCCCGcgtccgcccgccgctgccggccggctACCTCAGCAACGCCATCTTCCGCGCGTCGACGGTGGCCAAGGTGGGCGATGTGGTCTCGGAGCCTctggacgccgccgcggacaggATCTCCGGCGCCACCGCCCGGCTGGACGACGAGTACATCCGGTCGCTGGTGGACTACCTGGACCAGGTGGTGAGCGACGCGGCGGGGCTGCGCAAGGGGGAGTGGGTGATGCCGGAGACCGACCTTTGGGTGATAAGCTGGCAGGGGCTGCCGATCTACGACGCGGACTTCGGCTGGGGCCGGCCGGCGTTCATGAGCCGGGCGTGCCTCCAATTCAGCGGCCTCGTGTACCTCGTCCCCGGCCCCGACGACGACGGACGGCTCGACGTTGTCGTGGCCATGGAGCCCAAGAGCTTATCCCGGTTCAAGGAGCTGCTCTACGAGGAGCTCAAGTAG